From Candidatus Rokuibacteriota bacterium, one genomic window encodes:
- a CDS encoding ABC transporter ATP-binding protein, with the protein MSDASSTALSLTGLVKDFGGLRAVDGVSLAVQPGERRAIIGPNGAGKTTLFSLISGEQRPSEGTITLFGRDVTRLPPHRRAGLGLARTYQITNLFPRLSALDNCLLAVLALLPVKLHLHRAVTRYPHLFARATAVLESVGLGAKPDETVRNLSHGEQRQLEIGLALAGAARLILLDEPTAGLSPAESHLMTELLKRLDPAITLLIIEHDMDVAFALADRITVLQYGRVVADGPSQAVKADPMVQEIYLGAIEV; encoded by the coding sequence ATGAGCGATGCCTCGTCCACGGCGTTGAGCCTCACCGGGCTCGTGAAGGACTTCGGGGGGCTCCGCGCGGTGGACGGCGTGTCGCTCGCAGTGCAGCCGGGTGAGCGCCGCGCGATCATCGGCCCCAACGGGGCCGGCAAGACGACCCTGTTCAGCCTCATCAGCGGCGAGCAGCGCCCGAGCGAGGGGACGATCACGCTCTTCGGGCGCGACGTGACGCGGCTGCCGCCCCACCGGCGGGCGGGGCTCGGCCTGGCCCGCACCTATCAGATCACCAACCTGTTCCCGCGTCTGTCCGCGCTCGACAACTGCCTGCTCGCCGTCCTGGCGCTGCTGCCGGTCAAGCTCCACCTGCACCGGGCGGTTACGCGCTACCCTCATCTCTTCGCGCGCGCGACCGCCGTGCTGGAATCGGTGGGCCTCGGCGCCAAGCCCGACGAGACCGTGAGGAACCTCTCGCACGGCGAGCAGCGCCAGCTCGAGATCGGGCTGGCCCTGGCCGGCGCGGCGCGCCTCATCCTGCTGGACGAGCCCACCGCGGGCCTGTCCCCCGCCGAGAGCCACCTGATGACCGAGCTGCTCAAGCGCCTCGACCCCGCCATCACGCTCCTCATCATCGAGCACGACATGGACGTGGCCTTCGCGCTCGCCGACCGGATCACCGTGCTCCAATACGGCCGGGTCGTGGCCGACGGCCCGTCGCAGGCCGTGAAGGCCGATCCGATGGTCCAGGAGATCTACCTCGGAGCGATCGAGGTGTGA
- a CDS encoding branched-chain amino acid ABC transporter permease, which produces MGYALLIPGLVLAALLVAPPFLSGFLLSLLTQALIYAILAMSLDIVLGYTGLASLGHAAYLGLGAYAVAILTTRHGAGFWVTLVAGILLAAAAAAVFGLVALRATGVYFLMITMALGMVAWGLAHRWVSLTQGDNGISSVPRPTGLPVSLVGAVPYYYFALIAFVLAFWFLRTVVRSPFGRTLVGIRESESRMRTLGYHVWLHKYLGFVIAGGVGGFAGVFWGYYNGFVSPSDLELATSVEILLMVALGGRGTLVGPAIGAGIIVLLKNLVSVYTHRWLLLLGAVYIGTIVYAPEGIVGAVRQWNASKRRNRT; this is translated from the coding sequence GGGTTTCTGCTCTCGCTCCTGACCCAGGCGCTGATCTACGCCATCCTGGCCATGAGCCTCGACATCGTCCTCGGCTACACGGGGCTGGCTTCCCTGGGGCACGCCGCCTATCTCGGCCTTGGCGCCTACGCCGTCGCCATCCTGACCACGCGTCACGGCGCAGGCTTCTGGGTGACCCTGGTCGCCGGCATCCTCCTCGCGGCGGCGGCGGCCGCCGTCTTCGGCCTGGTGGCCCTGCGCGCCACGGGCGTCTACTTCCTCATGATCACGATGGCGCTCGGTATGGTGGCCTGGGGTCTCGCGCACCGCTGGGTCTCCTTGACCCAGGGCGACAACGGCATCTCCTCGGTCCCGCGCCCGACGGGCCTGCCCGTCTCGCTGGTGGGGGCGGTGCCCTACTACTACTTCGCGCTGATCGCCTTCGTGCTCGCCTTCTGGTTCCTCCGCACCGTGGTCCGCTCGCCCTTCGGGCGGACGCTGGTCGGGATCCGCGAGAGTGAGTCCCGCATGCGGACCCTGGGCTACCACGTGTGGCTGCACAAGTACCTGGGCTTTGTGATCGCGGGCGGCGTCGGCGGCTTCGCCGGCGTGTTCTGGGGCTACTACAACGGCTTCGTCAGCCCTTCAGACCTCGAGCTGGCCACCTCGGTGGAGATCCTCCTCATGGTGGCTTTGGGCGGCCGCGGCACCCTGGTGGGGCCCGCTATCGGCGCCGGCATCATCGTGCTGCTCAAGAACCTCGTGTCCGTGTACACCCACCGCTGGCTCTTGCTCTTGGGCGCCGTGTACATCGGGACCATCGTCTACGCTCCGGAAGGCATCGTGGGGGCCGTACGTCAGTGGAATGCATCCAAAAGGAGGAACCGCACATGA
- a CDS encoding ABC transporter substrate-binding protein: MSTRRIAAFLIAVVLISMGGIAPAEAQKGPIKIGFLAPMTGGAAQIGKDMVNGLTMWLEENGNQIAGRKVEVIVEDTQGQPNIALTKLRKLVESDKVHVLAGGLFAHVGYALAPKVDEYKIPMLYPVMAADDLTQRKPAKWVVRNGWTSSQPSHPFGEWVVKTLGYKRVVTIGIDYAFGWEVVGGFQKTFEDAGGQVIQKLWAPLGTTDFAPYLSQIRKDADAVFALMVAASSLRFPKQYQDAGLKAKLPLLGGGTTFDEFVLPSLGDEAIGGISPLIYSAAIDTPANKRFVKEYRAKFGKVPSYYSEVCYTTGRWINEAAKAIGGNVEDRERFLAALGKVEIPDAPRGPVKLDAYGNPIQNIYIRKVEKKDGELWNTVIHTYPAVSQFWKYKPDEFLKQPVYDRNYPPCKYC; this comes from the coding sequence ATGAGCACACGAAGGATCGCCGCGTTCCTGATCGCCGTCGTGCTGATCAGCATGGGGGGCATAGCACCCGCCGAGGCCCAGAAGGGCCCCATCAAGATAGGTTTCCTCGCGCCGATGACAGGCGGCGCCGCCCAGATCGGCAAGGACATGGTCAACGGCCTGACGATGTGGCTGGAGGAGAACGGCAACCAGATCGCCGGCCGGAAGGTCGAGGTGATCGTCGAGGACACGCAGGGCCAGCCCAACATCGCGCTGACCAAGCTGCGGAAGCTCGTCGAGAGCGACAAGGTGCACGTGCTCGCCGGCGGGCTGTTCGCCCACGTGGGCTACGCGCTGGCGCCGAAGGTCGACGAGTACAAGATCCCGATGCTCTACCCCGTCATGGCGGCCGACGATCTCACGCAGCGGAAGCCCGCCAAGTGGGTCGTCCGGAACGGGTGGACCTCGAGCCAGCCTTCACACCCGTTCGGCGAGTGGGTCGTCAAAACCCTCGGCTACAAGCGGGTGGTGACCATCGGGATCGACTATGCCTTCGGCTGGGAGGTCGTCGGCGGATTCCAGAAGACCTTCGAGGACGCCGGCGGGCAGGTGATCCAGAAGCTCTGGGCGCCGCTCGGCACCACCGACTTCGCGCCCTATCTCTCGCAGATCCGCAAGGACGCCGACGCGGTCTTCGCCTTGATGGTCGCCGCGTCGTCCCTCAGGTTCCCCAAGCAGTACCAGGACGCCGGGCTCAAGGCCAAGCTGCCGCTCCTCGGCGGCGGCACAACCTTCGACGAGTTTGTTCTGCCGTCGCTCGGTGACGAGGCCATCGGGGGGATCAGCCCGCTCATCTACAGCGCGGCCATCGACACCCCGGCGAACAAGCGCTTCGTGAAGGAGTACCGTGCGAAGTTCGGCAAGGTCCCCTCCTATTACTCGGAGGTGTGCTACACCACGGGACGGTGGATCAACGAGGCGGCCAAGGCCATCGGCGGGAACGTCGAGGACCGCGAGAGGTTTCTGGCCGCGCTCGGCAAGGTGGAGATCCCTGACGCGCCGCGAGGGCCCGTCAAGCTGGACGCCTACGGAAACCCGATCCAGAACATCTACATCCGGAAGGTCGAGAAGAAGGACGGCGAGCTGTGGAACACGGTGATCCACACCTACCCAGCCGTCTCGCAGTTCTGGAAGTACAAGCCGGACGAGTTCCTCAAGCAGCCCGTGTACGACCGGAACTACCCGCCGTGCAAGTACTGTTAG